TATGATCTATTGTATGCTCATCTTTTTTAATAATTTGAGTCATTGCAATAAGGTCTCGATCATACTCGCTACCAAATGTATAAAATCTTAAATCCGCATCATCTTCACTGGCAGCTAGTTTAAAAGTTACATTCTCAGTAACACTACTCCAACCATTCATTCCATTTAAGCAAATTTGTTTCTTTTCCACATTATCAAATTTTGAGTTAATGTAATAAGAAATAATAGATTTAAGATTATTTTCAGGATCATTAGGTTCATATCTCATATTGTAATAAGGAGTATTCGGCATAACATTTCATCCTTTCTAGTACAAAAATAAGGGTTATGAATGTTTTTTCGTTATTAATAAAGATCACAAGGGATATAAAGCATACTGGTCTACCCCAGACTAAATATGCTTATTTGCATCTCTATGGATAAAGTCTCTCTTAGAGATCAAAAAGCAACCCATTCATTATTTTATAAATGAGAAAATAAATACAAATTAATCTCTTTCTAAAAAACAAATTATACTAATTTTAAACAAATTTTTCTTTTATGTTGCTTTTTTTACATACTAAAGGACTTTAATAATAAGGAAGAAATAACTTACTTACTAAATGTTTAGATGTAGTTTAAACTTTACCCCTTATACGAAAAACGAACACCATGATTTCCTTCATACACATAAATTCAATATTCTAATTTTTATTACAAAATATTTTAAAAGGAAGAATCTATATGAAAATTTCATTAAAGAAAATGAAAAATCCTATTCTAAAAAATTTTTTTAAAGAAGAAAAACATAAGATTCAATATGAAGAATATCTAAAAACTGGAGATTTATCCTACTTACTACAACTAGAAACTAGTTTCAAAGAATATTACTACAGAGTTCGTGTATTAAATTATTTTAATAAGTATTTATATTTTAAAGCGATAAAATTCGACATGAACCAAAGAAAACTGCAGCAGAGATTCCAATTAATATTAGATAAGAGTAACGATATAAGAAACAACTACATTTTAAACAGTATAGAAGATAAAAAAGCATACTTTAATGTTGATGAAATGAATATAGAAATTGAGGATCTTGTAACAAATGAACAGTTAAGAAATTCAATAAGTAAACTAACAATTCTTCAAAAAAAAGTGATTTATTTTTATTATATTAAAGAAATGAAAGATATCGAAATAGCAAATAAATTAAACATATCTAGACAATCCATTTCAAAAACAAGAAATACCGCAATCAAAAAATTGAGAAAAGATTTTGGTATTAATAAAAGCTAATCTATTACATTATGATTCAAAAGGGTGATATAAATTGCAAAAAAATACTAGAGAAGAGAATATACTATCTGTTTTAGATATGTTGTATCCAAAAATACAATCAGTTTTACAGCAAACCCACAAGAATGAAAGGGAGGATCTGCAACAAATTTTAGTTGAATCTATAATAAAAAAAATGACGTCAGGGTATTTTGAAAGTGGAGAATCACTTATAGATTTATTAAATAGAGAAAAAGATTAA
The window above is part of the Chengkuizengella sp. SCS-71B genome. Proteins encoded here:
- a CDS encoding sigma factor-like helix-turn-helix DNA-binding protein, producing the protein MKISLKKMKNPILKNFFKEEKHKIQYEEYLKTGDLSYLLQLETSFKEYYYRVRVLNYFNKYLYFKAIKFDMNQRKLQQRFQLILDKSNDIRNNYILNSIEDKKAYFNVDEMNIEIEDLVTNEQLRNSISKLTILQKKVIYFYYIKEMKDIEIANKLNISRQSISKTRNTAIKKLRKDFGINKS